The Lacticaseibacillus pabuli region CTCGTCTCAAGCTGCCTAACAACTATAGTGCAAGTGCAAAGGCTACCAAGGCGGGTAACAATAGTACGTTGAAGGTTGCTGAAATTAATGATGCCCCATTTGAAGGAATTACAGCTGCAACCATTGCCACCAACGCCGAGGATTCCGATGTCTTTGCACCAGGTGGTATGGGCAATATGTTCTTCTTTGACAAGAACTACAAGATTGTCGATGGTGGGCTTGCGAACCAGAAGCTGGACCGGAAGAACAACACTGCAACGATGACGCTTCGTAAGAACGCTAAATGGTCTAACGGCCAAAAGGTTACCGCGAAGGATATGGAGTACCCTTACGAAATTATCGGTAACAAGGACACCGTTTCCCAGCAGTATTCTTCTGACTATGAAAACATCAAGGGTATGGCTGAATACCACGCGGGAACTGCCAAGACTATTTCTGGGATTACCTACCCAGATGGTGAAAATGGCCGTAAGATGGTCATTCACTTCAAACATATGTCACCTGCCATGGAATATGCAGGTAACTCATTCATTTGGTCATCCGTAGAACCATACGAATACATCAAGAATGTCCCAATCGCCAAGTTAGCTTCTGCACCACAAGTACGTAAGAACCCAATTTTCGTTGGGCCTTACAAACTCGACAAGATGGTCCAAGGTGAATCTACCAGCTGGGTACCTAACAAGTACTACTATGGGAAGACGCCTAAGATCAAGCACATTACCATTCAGGTTGTGTCCTCTAGCAACGCTACTGCTGCCTTCAAGGCTAAGAAGTACGACTTCTCCTTCACCGCTGCGCCTAGCCAGTACCCACAGCTGAAGAAACTGAAGAACTATGCTGAGGTTGGTTCACCAGCACTCTCCTATGGTTACTTTGGGTTTAACGTTGGTCGTTATGACACCAAGACTGGTAAGAACGTCATGGATAAGAATGCCAAGATGGGTAACAAGAATCTCCGTCAGGCAATGTTCTATGCGCTTGATAGTGATGCCATCTTCAAGAAGCTATCTAACGGGCTCTCATGGCGTGGTAACACCTTGATTCCACCTGCATTCAAGGCGTACAACGACAAGAGTCAGACTGGTTTCAAGTACGACATGCCTAAAGCCAAGAAGTTACTGGATGACGCGGGCTACAAGAAGCGCAACGGTAGCAAGTGGCGTTCCGATCCTAAGGGTAAGAAGCTGGTTATCTACTTCGGTGCTATGAAGAGTTCCGCAGCAACCGAATCTCGTTACCAGTACGATCTGCAGCAATGGCACAAGCTTGGTCTGGACGTTAAGATGACATCTGGCAAGCCAATGGAAATGAACAGTTTCTACTCCACACTGCAGCAGCCTAAGCAGAACAAGATTGATATCTTCAATGCTGCTTGGCAGACGAGTTCCGAACCTACTCCTACTCAGCTGTATGGCGAAACAGCACCATACAACATGGGTCACTTCGTTTCCAAGAAGAACACACAGCTCATGGCAAACATGAACAACAACAAGTCTTGGAACCTCAAGTACCGGAAGAACCAATTCTACGCATGGCAGAAGTACATGAACCAGCAGGCTGCCTACGTACCTGACAACTTTAGCCTCAATTACACACCTGTTAACAAGCGTGTTAAGGGCTACAGCATGGCACCTCAGGATAACCAGCTCTGGGCTGAACTGCAGCTCACCTCTGCAAACCTTAAGTAGTCATTGTTAGTTGCTTTTAGCTAAACAAAGCGGTCACCTCATCGAGGTGGCCGCTTTGTTTGTGTTGGATAATGAGCTAGATGTAGTAAACGATTGCGCCAAACACACCGGCAAGCGCGATAAGAATGACAGGGTTCACGTGGTATTTCAGGTCGAGAACTAACACCCCGATAATGACAACGAGGCTGGACCAATTGAAGTTGGCTTTGGCCCACGCACCGATGCTGTTAATATTGAACACCGTCCCCAGCATGATGGTGAACGCCACGGCGAGAATCAGGCCTGCGCTGGCCGGCTTGATGCCATCGAGAATGGCGCTGAGTATCCAATTATTCTTGATGCGTTTTTCGAAGTGCAAGTATAGCGGCACGATGACGAAGGAAGGGACACAGACCATCAACGTGGCCAGCACAGCGCCCCAGAATCCGTGTGTGAGTTGGCCGATATAAGTGGCTGAATTAATGGCGATGGGTCCCGGAATCATCCCATCCAGTGCATTGAGATCTGCAAATTGCTGGAGGCTAAGTCCAAAAGTTTGCGACTCCGCATAGATGAGGGACAGCATGGCGTAGCCACCGCCGAAACCCAGAAAGCCAATTTTGAGGAAAGCGAGCATTAGACTAATCATGCCTTTGCCTCCTTATGCTTCTGACTGCCCATGATGACACCGACAACGCCGGCAATGACAATCAGAACTGGTGCACTAGCTAGGCTGAAGACGCTGGCGAGCAGGCAGAATACCGCGAGCAAGATACTGGCAATGTTCTTCAGATTATACCGTGCTAAGGTGTAGGCGGCGCTGAATAGGAAGGCGGCAGATGATGCCCGAATAGCGCTCATGATACTGAGGATGATGCCACGCTGCGGAATCAGTTGGTACAAAATGGTTGCCAGCAGCATAAACGTAAACGCTGGGAAAATGGCGCCAAATGCAGCCCAGAACATGCCAGGCACGCCATTCACCTTGCGCCCGACGAAGCAAGCGTTGGTGAGGGCGATGACCCCTGGAAAAGTTTGCGATAGGGTGGAATACTCGTACAACTCGTCTTTAGCCATGAGGTGGTACTTGTCCACGACCTCACGCTGAATCATTGGGAGCATGGCCAGCCCACCTGAAAAGGTGAGGGCACCTGCAGTAAAGTAGACTTTAAATAGTAGCCAGTTCTTGTTCAAGATTTCATCACCTTCCGATAGGCCTATTATAACAAGCTTTACCGAACTAATGACTATCATCAAAAATGTTTTGCTGGACATGTGATTATTGTGTTGCGGGTGTAGCAATCGCTTGCATAGACTTGAAGTGATTCGAATGGTTAATAACACTATTAGCTAGATTCTGGTTATGAATTTACCGTTCATGGGGCTTTGTGGTCGCAGATGTGATGCGAGTTAACTTAGAACAAAACTAGCATTCAATTTGTCGTGAGAATTGTACATCTAAAATTGGGCTTTGCGATATTCTTCGTGGTCGTTAATAGTTAACGCTCTTATTAAATTGGACTAGGTCATCTCTTTCTTGTGGTTCAGGTCAATAGTAGGCCCTTAAAATCAGTCGAAAGTCCGATTTGATTAAATCTCGTGAAATTTGGTACTGAGTAGATGTATAATTTAAATAACGTCAAAGCAAAGACGCGAAAATACTTTGGAGGTATTATTATGAGTGAAGGACATGTTGGTTTTGTTCAGGCATTAGGGTTGTTTTTCCGTCAGGGATTTGATTTTCATGGGCGTTCATCACGGAGCGCGTACTGGTGGGTTCAGTTGTGGGGTGTTCTGTTAGGCGGCGTAGTTGGTGTACTGGAAGTTACCCACGTTCTGGACGCTAGCCGGATGGGAATTGGTTTCCTGCCTGCTATCTTGATTGGTATGGTGCCAGTGATTCTTTTTGATCTCGTTGCCATTATTTTACTGGTTCCAGAGACGGCACTGATGGTTCGGCGCAGTCGTGACGCGGGCTTTGGTTCTGTTTGGGCATACATCCTAGGCATCATGGAACTAATCCAGATTTTCATGCCAAATGGTCAGTTTGATGGTACGCCTGCAATCAAGTACACGTTCCAGGGCGTCATGCTCGTGCTTAGTTTGTTCCTATTGTACGTGACTCTTCGGCCAAGCAAGGCGACCAACTAAGGCGGTCAAGCAAATTATCTTTACAAGCGTGGGGGACATTGCTATAATTACTGCTTGTGGAATCCCCACGTAAATTCCGATGTTCCGCTGGCCCGGGATGGGTGTAAGAATGTCGACAAAAGGAGAAATACCAATGAACTTACTTATTGACGAAATCACCAAGTCTCAGCTTCGCGATGACATTCCTGACTTCAAGGCCGGTGACACCGTACGTGTCCACGCTAAGATTGTCGAAGGTGAACGCGAACGTATCCAACTTTTCGAAGGCGTTGTTGTTAAGCGCCGCGGTACCGGCGTTTCCGCTACCTACACTGTTCGTAAGATCAGTTCAGGTGTCGGCGTTGAACGTACCTTCCCAGTAAACACACCTCGTGTTGAAAAGATCGAAGTTATCCGTCATGGTGCTGTGCGTCGTGCTAAGCTCTACTACCTGCGTGCATTGCGCGGTAAGGCTGCACGTATCAAGGAAGCCCGTCGTTAAGATAGCAATTGAGGAGCGGCCGCTTGCGGTCGCTTTTTTTGCAAAATTCGGAGGTACATTATGGCTGAACAACCTAAAGAACGGCTTGATCGGATTAATGAACTTGCTAAGAAGGCTAAGAGTAGCGAAGGTCTGACTCCTGCAGAAATTTCTGAGCGTGCAGAGTTACGCAAGGCATACCTTGAGGACTTTAAGGCAGGCTTCCGTGAGCAAGTTGAGTCATTGAAGGTCATCGATGAAGATGGCAATGAGGTGACACCACAAAAAGTAATCGATATTCAGCGTAAAAAGGGTTTACGGAAAGATTAACCCTTTGCAAACGCCGCCATTTTTGGCACAATAGAGAAGGACATTTCAAGGAGGAACAGCATTATGACCATGTTTATTATCGGTTTCGTCATCGGCGCAATCGCCGGTGTCGCAGGGGGCTTCTTCGGCGCCCGTGCGTACATGAAGAAGTATTTCCAGGACAATCCTCCTATCAACGAGGACATGCTGCGGACGATGATGCTCTCTATGGGGGCAAAGCCTTCTGAAAAGAAGCTTAATCAGATGATGCAGCAGATGAAGACTCAGCAAAAGAATTCGAAGTAGTCTTTCTCTATGGAGCCGTGAGACCGGAATGCTGGTCTCACGGCTTTTTTGCAATTTCTCTTAGCAAATTTTGAGCCAGTTAGTGCCCGGTTTCGCGAAGCGGAACTGGGCGCTTACTGGCTCAAATGCGCTTAGAGAAATGCAGTCAGGCAATGCGAACGCATTGTCTGACCCACGTAACCCTATACCACTATGAAACCTAGAACGATTCGCAAAGCGGCGCTCGTCGGCTTACTGGCTCAAATGCGCTTAGAGAAATGCAGTCAGGCAATGCGAACGCATTGTCTGACCGACGTAACCTTAACCACCATATAACCTAGCAGGCTTCGCGAAGCGGCCCTCGTCAATTTACTGGCTCAAATGCGCTTAGAGAAATGCAGTCGGGCAATGCGAACGCATTGTCTGACCGACGTAACCTTAACCACCATATAACACCTAGTAGGCTTCGCGAAGCGGCGCTCGTCATTTTACGGGCGTAGCACCACCAGCTCTAATCTGCATTCCCGCAACAAACTAGCACCATTCGTCTATTTTCCGCATCTGGTTGACGAATCAACCCACTTGTCCCCTTGAAATGACATTAATAAATGACTAGAATTGCTTGAGTAATTTAAATGTTTCGTAAGAAAGGATGTGAACTTGCGCATGGGTATCTTCAAAAAATTAGGTTGGTATTTTAAACAGGAGCGCCGGCGCTATGGCATTGGGGTTTTAGCGTTGTTGCTCGTTGCAATTGTTAATCTTATTCCACCTAAAATCATCGGGTCCATGGTCGACGCGATGAACCGGAGGAGTGTGACGGCTCATAAACTCGTCATTTGGCTTGGCATTCTCCTATTAGCTGGTGTCGGGCAATATCTCTTCCGTTTTGCGTGGCGCACACAAATCTGGGGCGGGGCTGCGAAGCTTGAGCGAACCCTCCGCACCCGCCTGTTCTGGCACTTCATGCGCATGGACGCGACCTTCTATCAGAAACATCGGACTGGGGATCTCATGGCGCACGCCACCAATGACCTGAACGCGATTCAAAACGTTGCGGGTGCGGGTGTGCTAACGCTATTTGATTCCATTATCACGGGTGGCACAACGCTGATTGCCATGATCATATTGGTTGACTGGCGCTTAACGTTGCTGGCCATTCTGCCAATGCCATTGCTTGCACTGATGGCACGCAGACTTGGGACGCACCTGCATTCCGCTTTTCGCGATGCGCAGGCGGCTTTTTCACGTTTGAACGATAAGACCCAGGAGTCTGTTTCAGGCGTTAAGGTCATCAAAACATTTGGTCAGGAAAAAGAGGACGCTGAAGACTTCGACAATATCGTGGATAACACGATTGTCATTAATCGGCGGGTTAACTTCATTGACTCCTTGTTTGACCCAACGACCAGTCTGATCATGGGGCTGACCTACGTGATCACCATTGTTTATGGTGGCTACTTGGTCCTGCATGGCCAGATTACGATTGGGCAACTGGTTTCCTTCGTTGCTTACGTCGCGGCGCTGGTATGGCCAATGTTTGCAATTGGTCGGTTGTTCAACATCCTAGAACGTGGGAACGCGTCCTATGATCGTGTTGCGGAGTTACTTGCCGAAAAGAGCAGCATCGTTGAACCAAAGCAGGCGCTGACCACACCTGCAGCCGGTGAAATTCGTTATGCTGTAGACCACTTTAGCTATCCCGGCGATGACACCAACGCGCTCGTTGACGTCCACTTCACGGTGCCTGAAGGGTCGACGCTCGGAATTGTCGGCAAGGTTGGCGCGGGCAAGAGTACCATTTTCAAACTCTTGCTACGTGAATTTGATAACTACAATGGTGAAATTGATTTTGGCGGGCACAACATTAAGGATTACTCCCTAGACGCCTTGCTCGATTCTATCGGGTACGTGCCCCAGGATAATTTCCTGTTCTCAACGACGGTGGCTAACAACATCCGATTCTCGTCGTATAACAAGAGTCTGGATGAAGTTGAACAGGCGGCAAGTGAGTCTGCCGTGCACGAGGATATTCAGGGCTTTCCTGAAGGCTATGACACGGCTGTTGGTGAGCGCGGGGTCAGTTTGTCCGGTGGGCAGAAACAACGCCTGGCAATCGCCCGTGCGGTCATTAACGCGCCTGAGTTACTGATTTTGGATGACGCGTTGTCCGCGGTTGATGCACGGACGGAAGAGGAGATTCTCGAGAACCTGCGTAAGGACCGCGCGCACAAGACGACCATTATCGCGGCGCACCGTTTGAGTTCAGTCATGCACGCCGACGAGATTATCGTACTCGAAGGTGGGCATGTTATCGAACGCGGGACCCACAGTCAGTTGCTGGCCCAAAACGGCTGGTACGCCGAAATGTGGAACTTGCAACAACTCGAAAGCAAACTCGACAAGGACAGCATTGCTAAGGAAGGGGGCCAAGCATAATGGCTGATCAGAATAAGTCGGCATGGGCGAAGAGTATCCCCGTTAAAGAGCAATTCCACATCATGGGACGGCTCATGCATTACGCCAAGCCTTACCGGAAGCAATTTATCGGTGCGATTGTCGGTGCACTGGCTTTAGCTGGCGTGAACATCGCGCTGCCATACATCTTGCAGGTGTACATGGACAAATACCTGACCAAGGACAAGGGGACCGTTGCCATCATCCTCGCGTTTGCGGGCTTGTACGCAGCGGGTACCCTGCTCAAAGCATTGGCACAGTTTGTCCAGTCGTTTGGCTTCCAAATGGGTAGTGAGCGTGGCCTTGAAGACATGCGCCGGCAACTTTTTGGCAAGCTCGAAACGTTGGGCATGCGCTACTTTGACCAGACTCCTGCTGGGAGCATCGTGTCGCGGGTCACGAACGACACGTCGACCATGTCCGACTTTTGGAACGTTTGGCTGACAATCTTAGTCGGCAGTTTTTCGCTGATTTCTTCCTTTGTGGTGATGCTCAAGTGGGCACCACGCGTTGCCCTGATGGTCCTGGCGTTTCTGCCGATCCTGCTGTTTGTTGTGTGGTACTACAACCATTACAGCAGTAAGGTTTACCGGCACATGCGCGAGAAGTTGTCAGAACTGAATACCAAGCTCAACGAATCCATCGAAGGCATCAGTATAATCCAACAGTTTCGGCAGGAGAAGCGCATTGCCAAGGAGTTTGAGGATACTAACGAAGACTATCTGCGTAGTCGTAACGCGATGATCCGCACGAACTCGCTACTGCTAGGCTCGATGATTAACTTACTGTACAGCTTGGCCTTGGTTGTCGTCCTGGCGGCATTTGGGCTGATGAGCATGCACAACTTTGTCGAAGCAGGGATGGTTTACGCCTTCACGACTTATGTGGCCAACTTCTTTAACCCCATGACCAACATGATGGATAACCTGACCTTCTTGCAAGATGGGGTGGTCGCGGGTAGCCGGATGTTCAGAATCATGGACAATCAGGAGTACGCGCCGCAGCAGCACAAAGATGCTAGTGAAACCATTACGATGGGCAAGATTGAGTTCAAACACGTCAGCTTTGCCTACGACGGTGAACATGAAATTCTGCACGATATCAGTTTTGTCGCCAACCCTGGTGAAACGGTTGCCTTAGTCGGACATACCGGCAGTGGGAAGAGCTCCATTATCAACGTGATGATGCGCTTTTACGAGTTTGGTCAAGGCCAGATTCTAATTGATGACAAGGATATCCGCGATTTCCCAATGGCGGAACTCCGCAAGAAGCTCGGCCTGGTGTTGCAGGATTCCTTCATGTTCTATGGGGATATCAGCAGTAATATCCGAATGTTCAACAAGGACATAACAGACGAACAAGTAGAAGAAGCGGCCAAGTTTGTGCAGGCAGATTCGTTTATCGAACAACTGGACGGCAAGTACCACGCGAAGGTTATCGAAGGCGGCAGTCAGTTTAGTTCTGGACAGCGTCAGCTGATTTCCTTTGCGCGGACTGTCGTTGCTGAACCAAAAGTCCTGGTGCTCGACGAAGCCACGGCTAACATCGATACGGAAACCGAAAACCTGATTCAAGAGGGCTTGCGGCGGATGCGTCAGGGCCGGACGACGATTGCGATTGCGCACCGGCTGTCCACGATTAAGGACGCCGACCTGATCCTAGTTTTGGATGCTGGTCGGATTGTTGAACGCGGGACGCATGACGAGTTGCTCGCCAAACACGGCCGTTACTACGATATGTATGAATTGCAAACTGGGCAGGCTAGTCTGGCGCAAGAGGATGAGCGGATCGAAGAAAATCCGGAATCTCAGGAATAACTAATTCCAGCTAGTGATGACAAGTTTGACCTAAAGGAACAGCAGACGCTGTTCCTTTTTTGATGTCTGGATAGAATTACACCCAAAGACTGAGACAAGCGGGTGGTTCCTGGGTTAAACTATTCTTAACATATTCGGTTTGCGCCGAATTCATTTGGAGGGGTCGCCATGTTTATCCTATTTATCGGCATCACGCTCAGATTCTTTGCACTAGGAATCCTCACGTTCATCGCGGGTGCCGTGATGCTCGGTCGCGCTGGCCGCAAGCGCATGTTCCGCTTGGATCTGACGTTGTTCCTGTTGCTGTTCATCGTGGCATATATTTGGACTTACGTGGTTTTGCCAACACCAAGCCTGGCCACGACAGTCATCATGAACCTGATTGCAGGGCTGATTGCGGCGGTCCTGCAGTTTGTGATGTTTGGCACCGCGAACATTTCAGTCAACTGGCGCGGCTTTGGTGTGCACGCGAAAAGCGCCCCGAAGAAAGATGTGTCGCCGAATGCGCCTACCGAAACGCCCAGCAGCAAGTTCTTTGCCAAACTCGTCGGCTGGGAAATTGGCATCTTAATTGTGGCGATTGCCGCCTTCTCGATATTGAACGTCATGGAAGCGAAGCGCGTGGCGAACCTGGCGCCGGTGAATACGAAGTTGACGACGAAATCCGCGCCGATGCCAGTTGTGAGTGGTGATAACGGGGAAGTTCCCGTCGTCAACACGCCTTCGACGGTCTTGACCCAGTTTAACAACTCGCTCAGCAGTATTCCCAACGCAAACGTCTACAGTGTGGACCACGTTCGCGTGCAGATTTTGCGCGACAAGTTGACTTACATCGCCCCGCTCGACTTTGACGGGAGCTTTTTCCGTTACCTCCGCTATCGGAAGGTGGACGGTTACTTCGCCGTGAACGCGACTAGTAAGAACGCGCGGCCACGTTTCGTGAAGAAACAGATGTACTACACGCCAGCCGCATTCTTTGCCAAGGACGTGAGGCGGATGATGTACGCGCATTCTGCCTTGAGTGGTGATGTGTTGATGGCGAACACGCCACAGCTGGAAGTGGACAACAGTGGCAAGCCGTACTACGTGGCGACGCTGGTTAAACGCTACGGGGTGACGAGTCGTCAGGATTACCGGCACAAGTCGGTGGTCACTGTGGATGCAGAAACGGGCAAGACCCACGTTTACCGTGATCTGAAGGGTAAACCGGCTTGGCTTGATGTCGCAATTGATCCATCCACCGCAAACAGCCAGACGGACGCCTGGGCGCGTGAACGGAACGGTTGGTGGAATGCCAATGGGTTTGGTGGCTCGCGGACCGGCGTGATGGTTGCCGTTAAGGGTAGCGGGACCGAGGGCGAAGACAAGGCCGTCACCCCGATTATGTACAATCACAATATTTACTACCTGCAGTCGCTGGCCAGCGCGAAGTCAGCGCAAACCTCTGTCATGGGCTACATTTACACCGATGCGGCGACTGGGAAGAGTCAATATTACCGGGAAACCGCTGAGGCCATGACCCCTGACCGGGCACAAAAACTGGCCAAGGACATGATGAAGCAAACAGGGTGGCAACCAAAGATGCCGATGCTGTACCGGATTGATGGCCGACCAACCTGGGTCGTTTCCATGCTGGATAGTTCAGGGGCTTTCCGGGCCTACGTCTACTTGCTGGCATCTGGAAATGGGACGCAGGATACAGTCGCAACTGCTGGCACTGCCAGTGAAACGCTGGACAAGTACCGTGCACTGTTTAGTGGCCAGGCAGTCAACGCGTCAGGCAAGAAGAAGAACGTGAAGGGTGCTATTCAGCGGGTTAGTCGGACGGGTGACACAATTAGTTTCCTGATTCAAGGCGAGGCGGTTGTTTACACCATCAGTACCAAGGATGATCCGTTGGCGCAATTCCTCCAGTCAGGGGATGCCGTGTCATTTAAGGCACGCGTTGCGGGTAACACAGCTAGCGTGCAGGGTAAGATTCAGAATGGCAGTTTGGGATTGAAGTAATCAGGAGGCAGTGTGATGAACGGCTGGAGCACCGGCTTCATTGATAAGCACCCCGCAATTGGCCAACAGTTGATTTTCGTTGCGGATCTCATGTTGATTGGCATTTTGTTTAACACCGTTTTCGCGGGCATCGCGGCAGTCGCAGGATTAGCTTACAGCGTGTTTTTGGTTGTACGCATGCTCAGTGGGTGGGGCGAACAATCACAGTTACGCGAATCTGGAATCAGTAGCTTGGTCTTAGCCGTGATTGCGGTCGGGGCAACGTGGCGCATGATGACCTGGGAGGCGGCAATTCTGCTAGTTGGCTGGGCTGTCGTGGGTGGTGTTGCCCTCATGCAGGCGCAACGGAAAAATAGCCGGGATTAGGCAAATGTGGTGATTGTCGCCTCATCGAGCGTGCGGTTGCTGTATAATGCTCTGTAACGAGCACAAGAGGAGACTAAAGCATCCATGCAAATTGTGAATTTCATTCGTAAACATTTTCTAAGTGCCATTGCGACCATCGCGTTCTTGTGGTGGTTCTTTGGCCCAGACGCCATGCATTCTATTGCGTTTTACACTTTCGCCGTCGTGTATGGTGCCTACTACGTCCAGCGCACGTTTACTCAGCCTGCGCTCAGTTACCGGATTGCCCGGAGTCAGCTTATCTTTGACCTGTTTCTACTTGCCATCGTGCTGATCACGATTTTTGATGGCAGTACCGACAAACTGACAATTTTCGGGGTCGTGATTTTCATCATCGCGATTGGCGGTGCCGACCTCTGGCAGTTCATCCGGATTCGGCGGGATTCGAAAAAATCATCTAAGTAATCAAAAAGCGGACGTCTCATGTGAGGCGTCCGCTTTTGTATGTCGGGATTGGTTTAAACCTTACCTTGGCTGTGTTCTTTTTCGTATTTCTTTTCGTCAGGAATGTACTTAAAGTTAGGGTCAATGTCATGGTCAATGACGTCAAATGCCTTTTCCATTTCTTCATTGACAGCGTTGATGTGCGCTTCGTCGAGACGGCCAGGACCGACGTTAATCGGTTCACCGAAGCGGATGGTGATGCGCCGACGTAGCAGCAGTTTCGGGAAGGTCAGTGGACCTTGATAAACAGCTGGGACGAGGGGCACCTTCGCGAGCTTGGCAATCATCACGGCGCCACCCTTCAGTTCACTAGAGTAACGAGAAC contains the following coding sequences:
- a CDS encoding chromate transporter — translated: MNKNWLLFKVYFTAGALTFSGGLAMLPMIQREVVDKYHLMAKDELYEYSTLSQTFPGVIALTNACFVGRKVNGVPGMFWAAFGAIFPAFTFMLLATILYQLIPQRGIILSIMSAIRASSAAFLFSAAYTLARYNLKNIASILLAVFCLLASVFSLASAPVLIVIAGVVGVIMGSQKHKEAKA
- a CDS encoding YneF family protein; the encoded protein is MFIIGFVIGAIAGVAGGFFGARAYMKKYFQDNPPINEDMLRTMMLSMGAKPSEKKLNQMMQQMKTQQKNSK
- a CDS encoding ABC transporter ATP-binding protein; its protein translation is MADQNKSAWAKSIPVKEQFHIMGRLMHYAKPYRKQFIGAIVGALALAGVNIALPYILQVYMDKYLTKDKGTVAIILAFAGLYAAGTLLKALAQFVQSFGFQMGSERGLEDMRRQLFGKLETLGMRYFDQTPAGSIVSRVTNDTSTMSDFWNVWLTILVGSFSLISSFVVMLKWAPRVALMVLAFLPILLFVVWYYNHYSSKVYRHMREKLSELNTKLNESIEGISIIQQFRQEKRIAKEFEDTNEDYLRSRNAMIRTNSLLLGSMINLLYSLALVVVLAAFGLMSMHNFVEAGMVYAFTTYVANFFNPMTNMMDNLTFLQDGVVAGSRMFRIMDNQEYAPQQHKDASETITMGKIEFKHVSFAYDGEHEILHDISFVANPGETVALVGHTGSGKSSIINVMMRFYEFGQGQILIDDKDIRDFPMAELRKKLGLVLQDSFMFYGDISSNIRMFNKDITDEQVEEAAKFVQADSFIEQLDGKYHAKVIEGGSQFSSGQRQLISFARTVVAEPKVLVLDEATANIDTETENLIQEGLRRMRQGRTTIAIAHRLSTIKDADLILVLDAGRIVERGTHDELLAKHGRYYDMYELQTGQASLAQEDERIEENPESQE
- a CDS encoding ABC transporter ATP-binding protein, translating into MGIFKKLGWYFKQERRRYGIGVLALLLVAIVNLIPPKIIGSMVDAMNRRSVTAHKLVIWLGILLLAGVGQYLFRFAWRTQIWGGAAKLERTLRTRLFWHFMRMDATFYQKHRTGDLMAHATNDLNAIQNVAGAGVLTLFDSIITGGTTLIAMIILVDWRLTLLAILPMPLLALMARRLGTHLHSAFRDAQAAFSRLNDKTQESVSGVKVIKTFGQEKEDAEDFDNIVDNTIVINRRVNFIDSLFDPTTSLIMGLTYVITIVYGGYLVLHGQITIGQLVSFVAYVAALVWPMFAIGRLFNILERGNASYDRVAELLAEKSSIVEPKQALTTPAAGEIRYAVDHFSYPGDDTNALVDVHFTVPEGSTLGIVGKVGAGKSTIFKLLLREFDNYNGEIDFGGHNIKDYSLDALLDSIGYVPQDNFLFSTTVANNIRFSSYNKSLDEVEQAASESAVHEDIQGFPEGYDTAVGERGVSLSGGQKQRLAIARAVINAPELLILDDALSAVDARTEEEILENLRKDRAHKTTIIAAHRLSSVMHADEIIVLEGGHVIERGTHSQLLAQNGWYAEMWNLQQLESKLDKDSIAKEGGQA
- a CDS encoding oligopeptide ABC transporter substrate-binding protein, with amino-acid sequence MSQSKKWLSAGVAVAAVLTLAACSNGSSSKGTSARLKLPNNYSASAKATKAGNNSTLKVAEINDAPFEGITAATIATNAEDSDVFAPGGMGNMFFFDKNYKIVDGGLANQKLDRKNNTATMTLRKNAKWSNGQKVTAKDMEYPYEIIGNKDTVSQQYSSDYENIKGMAEYHAGTAKTISGITYPDGENGRKMVIHFKHMSPAMEYAGNSFIWSSVEPYEYIKNVPIAKLASAPQVRKNPIFVGPYKLDKMVQGESTSWVPNKYYYGKTPKIKHITIQVVSSSNATAAFKAKKYDFSFTAAPSQYPQLKKLKNYAEVGSPALSYGYFGFNVGRYDTKTGKNVMDKNAKMGNKNLRQAMFYALDSDAIFKKLSNGLSWRGNTLIPPAFKAYNDKSQTGFKYDMPKAKKLLDDAGYKKRNGSKWRSDPKGKKLVIYFGAMKSSAATESRYQYDLQQWHKLGLDVKMTSGKPMEMNSFYSTLQQPKQNKIDIFNAAWQTSSEPTPTQLYGETAPYNMGHFVSKKNTQLMANMNNNKSWNLKYRKNQFYAWQKYMNQQAAYVPDNFSLNYTPVNKRVKGYSMAPQDNQLWAELQLTSANLK
- a CDS encoding chromate transporter, whose product is MISLMLAFLKIGFLGFGGGYAMLSLIYAESQTFGLSLQQFADLNALDGMIPGPIAINSATYIGQLTHGFWGAVLATLMVCVPSFVIVPLYLHFEKRIKNNWILSAILDGIKPASAGLILAVAFTIMLGTVFNINSIGAWAKANFNWSSLVVIIGVLVLDLKYHVNPVILIALAGVFGAIVYYI
- a CDS encoding DUF805 domain-containing protein, encoding MSEGHVGFVQALGLFFRQGFDFHGRSSRSAYWWVQLWGVLLGGVVGVLEVTHVLDASRMGIGFLPAILIGMVPVILFDLVAIILLVPETALMVRRSRDAGFGSVWAYILGIMELIQIFMPNGQFDGTPAIKYTFQGVMLVLSLFLLYVTLRPSKATN
- a CDS encoding DUF896 domain-containing protein, which codes for MAEQPKERLDRINELAKKAKSSEGLTPAEISERAELRKAYLEDFKAGFREQVESLKVIDEDGNEVTPQKVIDIQRKKGLRKD
- the rplS gene encoding 50S ribosomal protein L19, coding for MNLLIDEITKSQLRDDIPDFKAGDTVRVHAKIVEGERERIQLFEGVVVKRRGTGVSATYTVRKISSGVGVERTFPVNTPRVEKIEVIRHGAVRRAKLYYLRALRGKAARIKEARR